The proteins below are encoded in one region of Belonocnema kinseyi isolate 2016_QV_RU_SX_M_011 chromosome 5, B_treatae_v1, whole genome shotgun sequence:
- the LOC117173885 gene encoding serine protease gd-like: MTVSYVSDKFICSFYPEVDQPASIYTEEVHEKWRSQSANESCNEIIGIVEIPSPPKGVPLMLKVTLSVPVPLSQTNLGRLELVKSKRESVQEISQGRSLFYKIQFPLQKPLPILTGISLNNQQYCIGPRATGAIVSFIYLEHTLYPPGIIPFSKVQNNQSDLSRPSESLITTTVIPKSKNDFGHNFGGLSDGTYLEKNCGIAKNSNPLVTRGKKTYPGEWPWLVAIFFAEVDLEYQCVGNLVSRKHIITVAHCLKRYEISVPPNVILVSLGKYLLEDWDKTGILNREVSEIRMHPDFRDSMSADADLSILVLNKPVDYNFDIKPICLWKGPSELEKIVGEMGYVVGWGRADRERISEGEPRMTIAPIVSQEDCLRSNAAFIEMTSKRTFCAGNRNGTDPCNGDSGSGFVIFNSKTGRYHLRGIVSLSLLDKKTMSCDLNEYIVYVDLAKHHDWILKQISSYTV; encoded by the exons ATGACAGTATCCTATGTATCAGACAAATTTATCTGCAGCTTTTATCCAGAGGTGGATCAACCGGCATCTATATATACCGAGGAAGTGCACGAAAAATGGCGGAGCCAATCAGCGAACG AGTCCTGCAACGAAATTATAGGAATAGTAGAAATTCCATCACCACCGAAGGGAGTACCTCTGATGCTTAAAGTCACCCTCAGTGTTCCTGTACCTCTTTCGCAA ACAAATTTGGGTCGTTTGGAACTCGTTAAATCTAAACGAGAATCTGTTCAGGAAATTTCTCAAGGCAGATCcttgttttataaaattcaattcccTCTTCAAAAACCACTTCCGATTCTCAccggaatttctttaaataatcagcAATACTGCATTGGTCCTAGAG caacTGGAGCAATCGTCAGTTTTATTTATCTTGAGCATACTCTTTATCCCCCAGGAATAATTCCCTTTTCGAAAGTTCAAAATAATCAATCGGATCTGTCTCGCCCTTCAGAAAGTTTAATTACAACCACTGTGATTccaaaatctaaaaatgattttggaCATAATTTTGGTGGTCTTAGTGATGGcacttatttggaaaaaaattgtggtATCGCAAAAAATTCGAATCCCTTAGTCACCAGAGGAAAAAAAACTTATCCTGGAGAGTGGCCTTggttggttgcaattttttttgctgaagtcGACTTAGAATATCAGTGTGTTGGAAATCTCGTTTCCAGAAAACATATTATAACAg ttgCTCATTGCTTAAAAAGATATGAAATCAGTGTACCACCCAACGTTATTTTGGTTTCTCTGGGAAAATATCTTCTCGAGGATTGGGACAAGACTGGAATTTTAAATAGGGAAGTTTCGGAAATCAGGATGCATCCAGATTTTCGTGATTCAATGAGTGCAGATGCTGATTTGTCTATTCTTGTGTTAAATAAGCCAGTGGATTATAATTTCGATATCAAACCAATTTGTTTATGGAAAGGACCCAgtgaacttgaaaaaattgttgggGAAATGGGATATGTTGTTGGATGGGGTAGAGCTGATCGAGAACGAATTTCCGAGGGAGAGCCTCGTATGACGATTGCACCAATTGTTTCTCAg gAAGACTGTTTACGGAGCAATGCTGCATTTATAGAAATGACATCAAAACGCACTTTTTGTGCCGGAAATAGAAATGGAACCGATCCATGTAATGGAGACAGCGGAAGTGGTTTCGTAATCTTCAATTCCAAAACCGGAAGGTATCATCTTCGTGGGATTGTCTCATTATCACTTTTAGACAAGAAAACGATGTCCTGtgatttaaatgaatatattGTCTACGTTGATCTTGCCAAACATCACGACTggatattaaaacaaatttctagtTATAcagtttga